From Calderihabitans maritimus, one genomic window encodes:
- a CDS encoding sensor histidine kinase — protein sequence MNLVYEAVKLHFPLIYFVYGLVYFMMGFAILIKNKNGSNFILARPLWLLGIFGLLHGLADWTPAFLPIWREIYRPETILQLRIGAHVLLAFSYLALFFFGVRLLIHTLGLSRWLEAVPVTLFIIWSVSVVTLYGVLSDPVDWMCRMSALARYMLGFPAAMLSAYGLYLQVAELKKLQMPFLTESMRWASIYFAAYGFLTGLIVPKSNFFPASWLNYESFMAVTGLPVQFFRLICGIGISFCIIRILKIFDVESRKRIEEAETRHAILKERERISREIHDGTIQSLYGIGLRLEHCKNLLAKGEKVQAALSHLNFSINKLNETIRDIRHYIMDLPNYYFRDTQLRQELQDLVAEFAVTSTVAPDLIVEETDSRELTPFQRNQLYHIAREALANIQKHARASKAEIRVRLGPEQVEMKIIDNGKGFNVDEVLTRAEQEGKQGLKNIARRVKSLKGTLRIVSSEGQGTEIEITIPYWREENGTAKTHAG from the coding sequence ATGAATTTGGTTTATGAGGCTGTTAAGCTGCATTTTCCTCTGATTTATTTTGTCTACGGCCTGGTCTATTTTATGATGGGTTTTGCCATCCTTATCAAGAACAAGAACGGTAGCAACTTTATCCTTGCGCGACCGTTATGGCTTCTAGGTATTTTCGGCCTGTTACATGGCCTTGCCGACTGGACGCCGGCTTTCCTGCCCATCTGGCGGGAAATATACCGTCCCGAAACCATCCTGCAGCTAAGGATCGGGGCGCATGTCCTGCTGGCCTTTTCCTATCTGGCCCTGTTCTTCTTCGGGGTCAGGCTTCTGATACACACACTGGGCCTGTCCAGATGGCTGGAAGCGGTTCCGGTAACCCTTTTTATAATTTGGAGCGTATCTGTTGTCACCCTGTATGGGGTTTTATCTGACCCTGTTGATTGGATGTGTAGGATGAGTGCGCTGGCCCGCTATATGCTGGGTTTTCCGGCGGCTATGCTGTCCGCTTACGGTCTTTACCTCCAGGTGGCCGAACTCAAGAAGCTCCAAATGCCCTTCCTGACTGAGAGTATGCGCTGGGCTTCCATATATTTTGCGGCTTATGGTTTCTTGACAGGACTGATCGTTCCGAAGAGCAATTTTTTTCCGGCCTCTTGGTTGAATTATGAATCCTTCATGGCCGTTACCGGTTTGCCCGTACAGTTTTTCCGGCTCATTTGCGGTATCGGTATTTCCTTCTGTATTATCCGCATCCTGAAAATTTTTGACGTAGAAAGCCGCAAGCGTATTGAGGAGGCGGAAACCCGGCATGCAATTTTAAAGGAAAGAGAGCGCATCAGCCGGGAGATACATGACGGAACCATCCAGTCCCTCTATGGCATAGGTTTGCGGCTGGAGCACTGCAAGAACCTGCTTGCTAAAGGGGAAAAGGTACAGGCTGCCTTGAGTCATCTTAACTTTTCCATCAACAAGCTGAATGAAACCATCCGGGATATAAGACATTACATCATGGACCTGCCCAATTATTACTTCAGGGATACCCAGTTGCGGCAGGAACTCCAGGACTTGGTAGCCGAATTCGCCGTCACTTCTACGGTGGCGCCGGATCTTATCGTAGAAGAAACTGACAGCCGTGAGCTAACCCCTTTTCAACGAAATCAACTGTATCACATCGCCAGGGAAGCTTTAGCCAACATTCAAAAACATGCCCGGGCCAGCAAAGCTGAAATCCGGGTCAGGCTGGGACCGGAACAGGTAGAGATGAAAATTATTGATAACGGGAAGGGCTTCAATGTAGACGAGGTGCTTACCAGGGCGGAACAGGAAGGAAAGCAAGGATTAAAAAATATTGCCCGGAGGGTAAAGAGCCTGAAGGGTACGCTGAGGATCGTCAGCAGCGAAGGACAGGGAACCGAAATAGAAATAACTATTCCGTACTGGAGGGAAGAAAATGGAACGGCTAAAACTCATGCTGGTTGA
- a CDS encoding response regulator transcription factor, giving the protein MERLKLMLVDDHEMVRVGLGYILRSDPSLEVVAEAATPEEAIEKARQYSPDVILMDVRFPEGSGIEACREILSENPNTRVVMLTSYSDDEAIMASIMAGASGYILKQISSTELINAVKRVGRGESLLDPSITGKVLQMMKNAAGSQEDELAVLNEKEKKILALIAEGKTNREIAEELFLSPKTVKNYVSAVLSKLDLSNRAEAAAFAVRKKLRLNDLK; this is encoded by the coding sequence ATGGAACGGCTAAAACTCATGCTGGTTGATGACCATGAAATGGTCAGGGTGGGTCTAGGTTATATATTGCGCAGCGACCCGAGTCTGGAAGTGGTGGCGGAAGCGGCTACCCCGGAGGAAGCAATAGAAAAAGCACGGCAGTACTCTCCGGATGTAATCCTCATGGACGTGCGCTTCCCCGAAGGCAGCGGCATCGAAGCCTGCCGGGAGATTCTTTCGGAAAACCCCAACACCCGGGTGGTCATGCTCACTTCCTACTCTGATGATGAAGCCATCATGGCTTCTATCATGGCCGGTGCCAGCGGGTATATACTGAAGCAGATTTCCAGCACGGAGTTGATAAATGCCGTGAAGCGAGTGGGCAGGGGCGAATCTCTCCTCGACCCGTCCATTACCGGGAAAGTGCTGCAGATGATGAAAAACGCGGCCGGCAGTCAGGAAGACGAGTTAGCCGTTCTTAATGAGAAGGAGAAAAAAATCCTGGCCTTAATCGCTGAGGGGAAAACCAACCGGGAGATTGCCGAGGAGTTGTTCCTCAGCCCCAAAACAGTAAAAAACTATGTCAGCGCAGTCCTAAGCAAACTGGATTTGAGCAACCGGGCAGAGGCGGCCGCCTTTGCGGTGCGTAAAAAGCTGCGCTTGAATGACCTCAAGTAA